A single window of Polyodon spathula isolate WHYD16114869_AA chromosome 2, ASM1765450v1, whole genome shotgun sequence DNA harbors:
- the LOC121304259 gene encoding unconventional myosin-Vb-like isoform X1, whose protein sequence is MVEKLQKIKKQLKIYMKKVHKLKCLTTYILFMCIRHTDYMNDDQEVQSLLNSTINAIKKVLKKHNNEIEMTSFWLANTSHLLHCLKQYSKDEPS, encoded by the exons ATGGTAGAGAAACTGCAGAAGATCAAGAAGCAGCTGAAGATTTACATGAAGAAGGTTCACAAACTGAAAT GCCTGACAACCTACATCCTCTTCATGTGCATCAGGCACACAGATTACATGAATGACGACCAGGAGGTGCAATCCCTGCTCAACTCCACCATCAACGCCATCAAAAAAGTATTAAAG AAACACAATAATGAAATTGAGATGACCTCTTTCTGGTTGGCTAACACCAGCCACCTCCTGCACTGTCTGAAGCAATACAGCAAAGATGAG CCTTCATAA
- the LOC121304259 gene encoding unconventional myosin-Vb-like isoform X2 has protein sequence MEIWHSLTTYILFMCIRHTDYMNDDQEVQSLLNSTINAIKKVLKKHNNEIEMTSFWLANTSHLLHCLKQYSKDEPS, from the exons ATGGAAATATGGCACA GCCTGACAACCTACATCCTCTTCATGTGCATCAGGCACACAGATTACATGAATGACGACCAGGAGGTGCAATCCCTGCTCAACTCCACCATCAACGCCATCAAAAAAGTATTAAAG AAACACAATAATGAAATTGAGATGACCTCTTTCTGGTTGGCTAACACCAGCCACCTCCTGCACTGTCTGAAGCAATACAGCAAAGATGAG CCTTCATAA